From one Triticum urartu cultivar G1812 chromosome 3, Tu2.1, whole genome shotgun sequence genomic stretch:
- the LOC125544284 gene encoding uncharacterized protein LOC125544284 → MGAGGKGWPETASRGVRTAWFMVVMVASLLVASAPVVVAAGDVAVTLWLEARLGCPRCRGLRDHLRGYAFRSSLVDIPLLSVLRSFAITCVYLVCDTSGLSHGPYLGTTTFCSLASLLILLMKACVYSPAQDIGPELSPSLADHRLNMKKLWGMPALFLSSLIFALGHFVVAYRTSCRARRKLLIHRIDPESILAYKNAFPGCYKVPRSPTPHSAKLYSRSESETKRKTLVHDDRDIPISFLADSDSMFTACQGITVHYKMSDPSSCIPPAPELFPETNHDAVSSSISPRRQRHESPPTASSSTRRLLHRSFSHQYHQTSLYAPLLVEPLTSPTVSDGIPFLSLDDDSLQVCSRPMGFDLEAGEHGKFAVVLVHGFGGGVFAWRHVSNLLARQVGCTVLAFDRPGWGLTSRPRRKDWEDKNLPNPYELESQVDLLISFCLDMGLGSVILVGHDDGGLLALRTAEKLRASGDSRKVEVKGVVLIGVSLSREVIPAFARILLHTPLRKKHMVRPLLRTEITQVINRRAWFDATKLTTDVLNLYKAPLYVEGWDEALHEVGRLSFSTVLSSKRATELLRSMEDLPVLVVAGSEDALVSLKSAQTMASELVNSRLVTISGCGHLPHEECANALLSALSPFISKLVSSDDSLQRL, encoded by the exons ATGGGGGCGGGCGGGAAGGGCTGGCCGGAGACGGCGAGCCGCGGGGTGAGGACGGCCTGGTTCATGGTGGTCATGGTGGCGTCGCTGCTCGTCGCGTCGGCGCCCGTCGTGGTGGCCGCCGGCGACGTGGCCGTCACGCTCTGGCTCGAGGCGCGCCTCGGCTGCCCGCGCTGCCGCggcctccgggaccacctccggGGGTACGCCTTCCGGAGCTCGCTCGTGGACATACCGCTCCTCTCCGTCCTTCGCTCCTTCGCCATCACCT GCGTATACCTCGTATGTGATACTTCTGGTCTCTCTCACGGCCCGTACCTTGGAACCACAACCTTCTGCTCCTTGGCTTCGCTGCTCATCTTGCTCATGAAGGCCTGCGTTTACAGTCCAGCTCAGGACATTGGGCCTGAGCTCTCGCCGTCATTGGCGGACCACAGGCTAAATATGAAGAAGCTATGGGGAATGCCTGCGCTTTTCCTGTCATCCTTGATCTTTGCTCTCGGCCATTTTGTTGTCGCTTACAGAACGAGCTGCAGGGCTCGACGAAAGCTGCTCATCCATCGCATTGACCCTGAATCG ATTCTGGCTTACAAGAATGCCTTTCCTGGATGCTACAAGGTTCCTCGGTCGCCCACTCCGCACAGTGCGAAACTTTATTCAAGGAGCGAGAGCGAGACAAAGAGAAAAACTCTTGTGCACGATGACAGGGATATTCCAATCAGTTTTCTTGCTGATAGTGATAGCATGTTCACTGCTTGCCAGGGGATCACTGTACACTACAAAATGTCTGATCCATCAAGTTGCATACCTCCAGCTCCTGAATTGTTTCCAGAAACTAATCATGATGCTGTTTCGTCAAGCATTTCTCCTAGAAGACAGAGGCATGAGAGCCCACCAACAGCTTCCTCGAGTACCCGTCGTCTTTTGCATAGGAGCTTTAGTCATCAGTACCACCAAACATCGTTATATGCACCATTGTTGGTAGAACCGCTGACCTCTCCAACGGTGTCAGATGGCATCCCCTTTCTCAGTCTCGACGACGACAGCTTACAGGTGTGTTCGAGACCTATGGGCTTTGATCTCGAGGCTGGAGAGCACGGGAAATTTGCTGTTGTTTTGGTCCATGGGTTTGGAGGGGGAGTATTTGCATGGAGACATGTTAGTAATTTGCTTGCTCGACAAGTGGGTTGCACTGTGCTGGCCTTTGATCGCCCTGGATGGGGATTAACATCTCGACCTCGCAGAAAGGACTGGGAAGACAAGAATTTGCCAAACCCGTACGAGCTTGAGTCACAG GTTGATCTTCTGATTTCATTTTGCTTAGACATGGGCTTGGGCTCGGTCATTTTAGTTGGTCATGATGATGGCGGCTTGCTGGCACTGAGGACCGCAGAAAAGTTACGTGCTTCTGGAGATTCTAGGAAG GTTGAAGTGAAGGGAGTTGTTCTTATAGGCGTAAGCTTATCAAGAGAAGTGATTCCTGCATTTGCTCGTATACTCCTGCATACTCCTCTGAGGAAAAAGCACATGGTGCGCCCACTTCTACGTACTGAAATCACTCAGGTGATCAATCGACGAGCATGGTTTGATGCTACCAAGTTGACAACAGATGTTCTTAATCTTTACAAG GCTCCACTATATGTCGAGGGCTGGGACGAAGCACTCCATGAAGTAGGCCGTCTTTCATTTTCCACCGTCCTATCATCAAAAAGAGCAACGGAACTACTAAGATCGATGGAAGACCTCCCTGTTTTGGTGGTAGCAGGCTCTGAGGATGCTCTTGTTTCTCTGAAGTCAGCACAAACTATGGCTTCAGAACTTGTAAATTCT AGGCTAGTAACTATATCAGGATGTGGTCATCTGCCACACGAAGAATGTGCCAATGCATTGCTCTCAGCTCTTTCTCCGTTCATCTCAAAATTGGTATCATCAGATGATTCATTGCAAAGATTGTAG